A genome region from uncultured Campylobacter sp. includes the following:
- a CDS encoding response regulator transcription factor: MKILLLEDDFEYRSSVSEYLQELGYEVDECSSGDAARDKIAANAYHLLILDIKVPEVSGEEVLKYARSLGLNTPVMMMTSLGDIDDLSQCYELGCNEYLKKPFHLAELKFRVSELMRKYFGDEKSAVKIADKFHYFANLKILKRADEEISLSAKEIKIIEFLLANIKRFVSVDELIADVWDGEAGSVDVRVHISNLRSKTSNDFILSSRGLGYKINA, encoded by the coding sequence TTGAAAATTTTACTTTTAGAAGACGATTTTGAATACAGAAGCAGCGTAAGCGAGTATCTGCAGGAGCTTGGCTACGAAGTGGACGAATGCTCTAGCGGCGACGCAGCCCGTGATAAGATTGCCGCGAATGCCTACCACTTGCTGATCTTAGACATCAAAGTGCCGGAGGTCTCGGGCGAAGAGGTGCTCAAATACGCCCGTAGCCTCGGCCTTAACACCCCCGTGATGATGATGACCTCGCTTGGCGACATCGACGATTTAAGCCAGTGCTACGAGCTTGGCTGCAACGAATACCTAAAAAAGCCCTTCCACCTAGCCGAACTCAAATTTAGAGTAAGCGAGCTGATGCGAAAGTATTTCGGCGACGAAAAGAGCGCCGTCAAGATCGCGGATAAATTTCACTACTTCGCAAATTTAAAAATTTTAAAGCGTGCGGACGAAGAGATATCGCTAAGCGCCAAAGAGATCAAAATCATAGAATTTCTGCTCGCCAATATCAAAAGATTCGTTAGCGTCGATGAGCTCATCGCCGACGTGTGGGACGGCGAGGCGGGCAGCGTCGATGTGCGCGTGCATATCAGCAACCTCCGCTCCAAAACTAGCAACGATTTCATCCTCTCCAGCCGCGGACTCGGATATAAGATCAATGCTTAA
- the nrfD gene encoding NrfD/PsrC family molybdoenzyme membrane anchor subunit produces the protein MNNMWGDMSQYSEIYWPWPIAIYLFLAGLSAGATMVALLVKWNRHESEQNSIWDAMIRAGAITAPLAICAGLLLLIFDLGKPLSFYLLLIKFNFGSVMSLGVLALLIYVPLSFVFALCVFGEEICKFKLLAFLRPIVNLLSSFAKASKAFERVLFILALCVGAYTGFLLSAVMKIPLWNTPVLPILFLLSGFSSGIAASILVGLLFFKGSLNKDSIKYLLVLDLRAILFEIPLLFILFVGMYFEGGTSALAAQQALTHEVYGKIFWIGVLGTGLIAPIIIAFTALKNHAYKPAFIVLNSFVVLCGVILLRYYIVYAGQVCTGA, from the coding sequence ATGAATAATATGTGGGGCGATATGAGCCAATACTCTGAAATTTACTGGCCTTGGCCGATTGCGATTTATCTATTTTTGGCGGGCCTTAGCGCGGGAGCGACGATGGTGGCGCTTTTAGTTAAATGGAACCGCCACGAAAGCGAGCAAAATTCCATCTGGGATGCGATGATTAGAGCGGGTGCGATCACGGCGCCGCTTGCGATCTGCGCGGGGCTTTTGCTCTTAATTTTCGATCTGGGCAAGCCACTAAGCTTTTATCTTTTGCTGATCAAATTTAACTTCGGCTCGGTGATGAGCCTCGGCGTTTTGGCGCTTTTGATCTACGTGCCGCTTAGCTTTGTATTTGCGCTATGCGTATTCGGCGAGGAAATTTGTAAATTTAAACTGCTCGCCTTTCTGCGACCTATCGTGAATTTACTAAGCTCGTTCGCCAAAGCTTCCAAAGCTTTCGAGCGAGTTTTATTCATCCTTGCTCTTTGCGTGGGCGCATATACGGGCTTTTTGCTAAGCGCAGTGATGAAAATTCCGCTTTGGAATACGCCTGTGCTGCCTATTTTATTTCTGCTGTCGGGCTTTTCCAGCGGCATCGCGGCGAGCATTTTAGTGGGACTTCTGTTTTTTAAAGGCTCGTTAAACAAAGATAGCATAAAATACCTTTTGGTGCTTGATCTGCGCGCGATACTCTTTGAGATTCCGCTTTTGTTCATTCTATTTGTCGGGATGTATTTTGAGGGCGGCACGAGCGCGCTTGCGGCACAGCAGGCTTTGACGCACGAGGTTTACGGCAAAATTTTCTGGATCGGCGTTTTAGGCACGGGGCTCATCGCTCCGATCATCATCGCCTTTACGGCGTTGAAAAACCACGCCTACAAGCCTGCGTTTATAGTTTTAAATTCTTTCGTCGTGCTTTGCGGCGTCATTCTGCTTCGCTACTATATCGTATATGCGGGGCAAGTTTGTACGGGAGCGTAG
- a CDS encoding 4Fe-4S dicluster domain-containing protein produces MKKLIMIHDENLCIGCQACSVACRNENGVPSGVYRLQVHGKTSGVFPSLKLDYSRASCVMCEDSPCVDVCPTGASFKTKDGVTLIDERLCVSCKYCILACPYDARFVDPVTHAIGKCTFCYTNRTSKGLQPACVSVCPTDALTFGDVNDVNSEVSKLLAKTSVEYPKAYLNTKPRLANIKNKKGGRYE; encoded by the coding sequence ATGAAAAAACTCATAATGATTCACGACGAAAATTTATGTATAGGTTGCCAAGCCTGTTCGGTTGCGTGCAGGAACGAAAACGGCGTGCCTAGCGGCGTTTATAGGCTGCAGGTGCACGGCAAAACAAGCGGCGTTTTTCCAAGCTTAAAGCTTGATTATTCGCGCGCTAGCTGCGTTATGTGCGAGGATAGCCCCTGCGTAGACGTCTGCCCTACGGGAGCGAGCTTTAAAACCAAAGACGGCGTAACGCTCATAGACGAGAGACTTTGCGTCAGCTGCAAATACTGCATCCTGGCCTGTCCTTACGACGCGAGGTTTGTAGATCCCGTCACGCACGCTATTGGAAAATGCACCTTTTGCTACACTAACCGCACTAGTAAAGGCTTACAGCCTGCCTGCGTAAGCGTGTGTCCGACGGATGCTTTAACTTTCGGCGACGTAAATGACGTAAATTCCGAGGTAAGCAAGCTGCTAGCCAAAACGAGCGTAGAATATCCCAAAGCGTATCTAAACACCAAACCGCGCCTAGCGAATATCAAAAACAAAAAAGGAGGACGCTATGAATAA
- the phsA gene encoding thiosulfate reductase PhsA — protein MNRRNFLKSTAAIGTLATLNLNLNASAVTGGTEKKVASVCEMCSSRCPIEVTVKNGRGALIEGNHRFSNKTSVCARGGAGINQLYDDQRLIKPLIRVGERGEGKFKEASWDEALKICAQKLGEISQKYGPQSVVFTSKTGEHHTQMMNFACAYGSPNIYSHWSCCPVTYNIAVPHTFGANMQRDYGDAKYIVNFGHNLFEGIDISKTKKLAKAASREDVKLLVLDPRFSVVASKADEWLPIKPGTDAAFLMALIHVWLRDNKYDKKFIEQYAVGLEELRQSVKDTTPLWQEAITGIKADKVERIANEIYAAAPAVIIDWGHKTTTAKAEYVRTRAIAIANALMGNVEKKGGIYFSKDSKTFNALCKEDLFPTISNPDKNFKIPKTARIDGCGEEGSENFFVPRKHGVLMQIAPTILSEKPYPVKGWVSTRFNHLINVAGVDKSVEAIKKLDFVLAIDVYMSDFACLADVILPESTYLERDESIQNKGGTAPGFVMRNKAVEPVGDTKCGYEIFRELARVMKIDKDYTWNNIDEYRMQQAKGNAELIANLIKNGYVSYKVPKLYYREPKLVAKFIDKYPAAAEFVDENGEMSSQMKFKTPSGKIELFAPKVEELFAGYGCLNTEGMDVFGGHKYCLMTGKTALHTNGHTQNVKILNDMMSESPVWISPASAKVEGLKTGDIVKLKNKFGEQKAKIFVTQGIRDDCLFLYHGFGHVSPGLKRTNGVGTNQSVLLDPAAGPVVSTMVTNVGVDIVKI, from the coding sequence ATGAATAGACGAAATTTCTTAAAAAGCACCGCCGCAATCGGTACGCTAGCGACGCTAAATCTAAATTTAAACGCTAGCGCGGTCACCGGCGGGACGGAAAAGAAAGTCGCCAGCGTCTGCGAGATGTGCTCCTCGCGCTGTCCTATCGAGGTGACCGTCAAAAACGGTCGCGGCGCTCTCATCGAGGGCAACCATCGCTTTTCAAACAAAACCTCGGTCTGCGCGCGCGGAGGCGCGGGCATAAATCAGCTCTACGACGATCAAAGACTCATTAAACCGCTCATTCGCGTGGGCGAGCGCGGCGAGGGCAAATTTAAAGAGGCGAGCTGGGACGAGGCGCTTAAAATTTGCGCGCAGAAGCTTGGCGAGATTTCGCAAAAATACGGCCCGCAAAGCGTAGTTTTTACCTCTAAAACTGGCGAGCACCATACTCAGATGATGAATTTCGCCTGTGCCTACGGTAGTCCGAACATCTACTCGCACTGGTCCTGTTGCCCGGTCACTTATAATATCGCCGTGCCGCACACCTTCGGCGCCAATATGCAAAGAGACTACGGCGATGCAAAATACATCGTAAATTTCGGCCACAATCTTTTTGAGGGAATCGATATCTCAAAAACTAAAAAGCTCGCAAAAGCCGCAAGTAGAGAGGACGTAAAGCTTTTGGTACTCGATCCGCGCTTTAGCGTCGTAGCTTCTAAAGCCGACGAGTGGCTGCCGATAAAGCCGGGAACCGACGCGGCGTTTTTAATGGCGCTAATTCACGTCTGGCTACGCGATAACAAATACGACAAAAAATTTATCGAACAATACGCCGTAGGGCTAGAGGAGCTAAGGCAATCGGTGAAGGATACGACGCCGCTTTGGCAGGAGGCCATCACGGGGATCAAAGCGGACAAGGTAGAGCGCATCGCAAATGAAATTTACGCCGCAGCTCCCGCAGTCATAATCGATTGGGGCCATAAAACCACGACCGCCAAAGCCGAATACGTCCGAACGCGCGCCATCGCGATCGCAAACGCGCTGATGGGAAACGTCGAGAAAAAGGGCGGAATTTACTTCTCTAAAGATTCCAAAACCTTCAACGCGCTTTGCAAAGAGGATCTCTTCCCTACCATCTCAAATCCGGATAAAAATTTTAAAATTCCAAAGACCGCGCGCATCGACGGCTGCGGCGAAGAAGGTAGCGAAAATTTCTTCGTGCCGCGCAAACACGGCGTTTTAATGCAGATCGCGCCTACGATTTTAAGCGAAAAGCCATATCCGGTAAAAGGCTGGGTCAGCACGCGCTTTAACCACCTCATCAACGTTGCGGGCGTGGATAAGAGCGTAGAAGCGATCAAAAAGCTAGACTTCGTGCTCGCAATCGACGTGTATATGAGCGACTTCGCGTGCCTAGCCGACGTGATCTTGCCCGAATCTACGTATTTGGAGCGCGACGAGTCGATTCAAAACAAAGGCGGCACCGCGCCCGGATTTGTGATGCGAAACAAAGCCGTCGAGCCGGTGGGCGATACGAAGTGCGGCTATGAAATTTTTAGAGAGCTTGCAAGGGTGATGAAGATCGATAAGGACTACACTTGGAACAATATCGACGAATACCGCATGCAGCAAGCCAAAGGCAATGCCGAGCTAATCGCAAATTTAATCAAAAACGGCTACGTAAGCTACAAGGTGCCGAAGCTGTATTACCGAGAGCCGAAGCTCGTGGCTAAATTTATCGATAAATATCCTGCCGCGGCGGAGTTCGTGGACGAAAACGGCGAGATGAGCTCGCAGATGAAATTTAAAACTCCGAGCGGCAAGATCGAGCTTTTCGCGCCGAAAGTGGAGGAGCTTTTCGCGGGATACGGCTGCTTAAACACCGAGGGTATGGACGTATTCGGCGGACACAAATACTGCCTAATGACCGGTAAGACCGCGCTTCACACCAACGGCCACACTCAAAATGTTAAAATTTTAAACGATATGATGAGCGAATCGCCGGTTTGGATCAGCCCTGCTTCTGCAAAAGTGGAGGGGCTAAAGACGGGCGATATCGTGAAGCTCAAAAATAAATTCGGCGAGCAAAAGGCTAAAATTTTCGTCACGCAAGGCATCAGAGACGATTGCCTATTTTTATACCACGGCTTTGGGCACGTAAGCCCCGGGCTAAAGCGCACGAACGGCGTAGGCACCAACCAAAGCGTCCTTCTCGATCCCGCTGCGGGTCCTGTGGTAAGCACGATGGTAACCAACGTCGGCGTCGATATAGTTAAAATTTGA
- a CDS encoding MFS transporter, with translation MKNPFLSLKYSNFRIYWIGMNLSLIGSWMQSVALPWLVLSITADAFKVSLVAAARFLPALLFTPFSGVLLDKFNRKKILLLAQIGMAVTASIFAVMSFCELYSFGKILFCAFASGIFTSMDAPSRQSMVKDLIDSPRDLANAIALNSMSFNVARIAGPALAGIVMALWGVGFCFLFNALSFLGIIVSLFFIKIPPSATMLSSRSGGVFASIGAGISYVSHKKTLSELMIIVLIVATLVPNYNVTISALVKLSLDADERSFGYLMSALGVGAFCGALFVAVFDKLGIRKIRSCAIAMGVSLALTGAANSFAWAAAGLAVTGFLFVITNSSINSTVQMHVSNEFRGRVLSLYALFLIGSTPFGALISGFFTELLGARVALAICGAISILLLLALFYGFKIRRRTHFIFRDKV, from the coding sequence TTGAAAAATCCCTTCCTATCGCTTAAATACTCAAATTTTAGAATTTATTGGATCGGGATGAACCTCTCGCTGATCGGTTCTTGGATGCAAAGCGTCGCGCTACCGTGGCTAGTGCTAAGCATCACCGCAGACGCTTTTAAGGTCAGCCTTGTAGCCGCGGCGCGGTTCTTGCCCGCGCTACTTTTTACGCCGTTTTCCGGTGTACTGCTCGATAAGTTTAATCGCAAAAAGATCCTTCTACTTGCTCAAATAGGCATGGCGGTGACCGCTTCAATTTTCGCGGTTATGAGCTTTTGCGAGCTATATTCTTTCGGCAAAATTTTATTTTGCGCTTTTGCAAGCGGCATCTTTACCAGCATGGACGCCCCGAGCCGTCAGTCGATGGTAAAAGACCTCATCGACTCGCCCCGCGATCTAGCCAACGCCATAGCGTTAAATTCTATGTCCTTCAATGTCGCTCGTATCGCAGGACCCGCACTTGCGGGGATCGTGATGGCGCTATGGGGCGTGGGCTTTTGCTTTTTATTCAACGCGCTTAGCTTTTTAGGCATCATTGTTTCGCTGTTTTTCATAAAAATTCCGCCATCCGCTACTATGCTATCTAGCAGAAGCGGAGGCGTTTTTGCCTCGATCGGTGCTGGAATTTCGTATGTATCGCACAAAAAAACTCTAAGCGAGCTAATGATAATAGTGCTTATCGTAGCGACGCTGGTGCCAAATTATAATGTAACGATCTCGGCACTCGTTAAGCTTAGCCTAGACGCGGATGAGCGAAGCTTTGGATATTTGATGTCGGCTCTAGGCGTGGGAGCCTTTTGCGGCGCGCTTTTCGTAGCAGTTTTTGATAAACTTGGCATCCGCAAAATCAGATCGTGCGCGATCGCTATGGGGGTGAGCTTAGCTCTTACTGGGGCTGCAAATTCCTTCGCATGGGCTGCAGCAGGGCTTGCCGTGACAGGGTTTCTTTTCGTAATCACAAACTCAAGCATCAACTCCACCGTGCAAATGCACGTAAGCAACGAATTCCGCGGGCGCGTGCTTAGCTTATACGCGCTATTTTTAATAGGTAGTACGCCATTTGGAGCGCTCATATCGGGCTTTTTTACCGAGCTGCTAGGCGCTCGCGTAGCCCTTGCGATCTGCGGCGCAATTAGCATTTTGCTACTGCTGGCGCTATTTTACGGCTTTAAAATACGGCGCAGGACGCATTTTATCTTTCGAGATAAAGTCTAA
- a CDS encoding PAS domain-containing protein, whose translation MQRPTPINQEIKLDEKRYIVSKTDPKGIITFANPYFCMICGYSELELLGQPHNIIRHPDMPRIAFKLMWDTIQQGKDFTAVVKNLAKDGRFYWVITEFTSKKDPVTGQITEYTAFRKAPPRSAIETIEPIYKALLDAERNGGMQASQKALVDFLKSKGETYESWIAKVSGKSNPLTAMFFKAMKKLFS comes from the coding sequence ATGCAAAGACCGACTCCAATTAATCAGGAGATCAAACTCGATGAGAAGCGCTATATAGTTTCTAAAACCGATCCGAAGGGCATTATCACGTTTGCAAATCCATATTTTTGTATGATTTGCGGCTATAGTGAGCTTGAGCTCTTGGGGCAGCCGCATAACATCATACGACATCCGGATATGCCGCGAATAGCGTTTAAGCTTATGTGGGATACGATACAACAAGGCAAGGATTTTACCGCCGTGGTTAAAAATTTAGCCAAAGACGGGCGCTTTTATTGGGTCATTACGGAATTTACTTCTAAAAAAGATCCCGTGACAGGGCAGATCACCGAATACACGGCATTTCGCAAGGCTCCACCAAGATCCGCGATCGAAACTATAGAGCCAATTTACAAGGCGTTGCTGGATGCTGAAAGAAACGGCGGTATGCAGGCTAGCCAAAAGGCGCTCGTGGACTTTTTAAAAAGCAAAGGCGAAACCTATGAGAGCTGGATCGCAAAGGTCTCAGGCAAATCAAATCCGCTCACCGCAATGTTTTTTAAGGCGATGAAAAAGCTTTTTAGCTAG
- the recO gene encoding recombination protein RecO produces the protein MQGFILKTTKVRDEDCIVDVLSESALVRAYRFYGARHSNIIQGYKIDFELSQNQNFLPRLSGVMHLGYAWLGNREKLLFWQQFMRLLHAHLKDAEHLDKFYYELLNHAAMRFGKQNPRRIIVESYAEILKFEGRLHDEPYCFLCDEEILENIALCRGFLPAHEHCAQRAGFAQDEILEFLRSKKTLNLNDETAERLYDITLEGL, from the coding sequence ATGCAAGGATTTATATTAAAAACGACCAAAGTTAGGGATGAGGACTGCATCGTAGATGTGCTAAGCGAAAGTGCGCTCGTGCGTGCGTATCGCTTTTACGGCGCGCGCCATTCAAACATCATCCAGGGCTATAAAATCGACTTCGAGCTCTCGCAAAATCAAAACTTCCTCCCTCGTCTTAGCGGTGTGATGCATCTAGGATACGCGTGGCTCGGAAACCGCGAGAAGCTGCTATTTTGGCAGCAATTTATGCGGCTTTTACACGCGCATCTAAAAGATGCCGAGCATCTGGATAAATTTTATTACGAGCTGCTAAACCACGCTGCTATGCGCTTTGGCAAACAAAATCCGCGCCGCATAATCGTAGAAAGCTACGCCGAAATTTTAAAATTTGAGGGGCGGTTGCACGACGAGCCGTATTGTTTTTTATGCGATGAGGAAATTTTAGAAAATATCGCGCTATGCCGCGGCTTTTTGCCTGCGCACGAGCATTGTGCGCAAAGAGCAGGCTTTGCGCAGGATGAAATTTTAGAATTTTTACGAAGCAAAAAGACGCTAAATTTAAACGACGAAACGGCAGAGAGGCTCTACGACATAACGCTTGAGGGGCTTTGA
- the accD gene encoding acetyl-CoA carboxylase, carboxyltransferase subunit beta, whose translation MNFGDLFSKIRRTQPAPSEAPTHWIKCPGCGALMYSKEVEQNHSVCPKCNYHLRFDAQARIDLICDEGSFVEYDQNLQPVDPLKFVDKKSYKKRISESKEKTGRFSAVIAGEGAISRQKIQLVVFDFNFMGGSLGSVEGEKIVRAVKRSLDKNEPLIIVSASGGARMQESTFSLMQMSKTSAALKILSEHKIPFISVLTDPTMGGVSASFAWLGDIIIAEPGALIGFAGQRVIKQTIGADLPEGFQRSEFLLEHGLIDAIVPRAEMRQYLSDMINVLSKNAVQIDDTSDKSLHEERSEE comes from the coding sequence ATGAATTTTGGAGATCTATTTTCAAAAATACGTAGAACGCAGCCCGCACCTAGCGAAGCTCCTACGCATTGGATAAAGTGCCCGGGATGTGGCGCACTGATGTATAGCAAAGAGGTCGAGCAAAATCATAGCGTTTGCCCCAAGTGTAACTATCACCTTCGTTTTGACGCGCAGGCTCGCATCGATCTGATCTGCGATGAAGGCTCTTTCGTGGAGTACGATCAAAATTTACAACCCGTCGATCCACTAAAATTCGTCGATAAAAAATCCTACAAAAAGCGCATCTCCGAGAGCAAGGAAAAAACAGGCAGGTTTAGCGCGGTAATCGCGGGCGAGGGTGCTATAAGTCGCCAAAAAATTCAGCTCGTGGTGTTTGATTTTAACTTCATGGGCGGAAGCCTGGGCTCTGTGGAGGGCGAAAAGATCGTGCGCGCCGTAAAGCGCAGTCTGGATAAAAACGAGCCGCTAATAATCGTAAGCGCAAGTGGTGGTGCTAGGATGCAAGAAAGCACCTTTTCGCTAATGCAGATGAGCAAAACCTCCGCCGCGCTTAAAATTTTATCCGAGCATAAAATTCCTTTCATCTCCGTTCTTACTGATCCTACGATGGGCGGCGTGAGTGCGTCATTTGCGTGGCTGGGAGATATCATCATCGCAGAGCCCGGCGCTCTTATCGGCTTTGCCGGACAGCGCGTCATCAAGCAAACTATAGGCGCAGATCTGCCGGAGGGCTTTCAAAGATCGGAATTTCTGCTCGAGCATGGATTAATTGATGCGATCGTTCCTAGAGCCGAGATGAGGCAGTATCTAAGCGATATGATAAACGTGCTTAGCAAAAACGCTGTACAGATTGACGACACGAGTGACAAATCGCTGCACGAAGAGAGAAGCGAAGAGTAG
- a CDS encoding 23S rRNA (pseudouridine(1915)-N(3))-methyltransferase RlmH: MQITVNSIQKGADEFAGAISDYKKMAAKFAAVRDETFFNANIARAQAASCELALMAYDEAYLPRLSGYVVALDERGQELDSMEFASMLKDKSSVSFFIGGAYGLSENFKAKADKIISLSRLTLAHKIAKLLLFEQIFRALCINANHPYHK, encoded by the coding sequence GTGCAGATAACGGTAAATTCCATTCAAAAGGGCGCGGACGAGTTCGCAGGCGCGATAAGCGATTATAAAAAAATGGCGGCTAAATTTGCCGCGGTGCGAGATGAGACATTTTTTAATGCTAATATCGCTCGCGCCCAAGCAGCGTCTTGCGAGCTCGCACTTATGGCTTACGATGAAGCTTATCTACCGCGCCTTAGCGGATACGTCGTAGCTCTGGATGAGCGCGGACAGGAGCTAGATAGCATGGAATTTGCGAGTATGCTAAAGGATAAAAGCAGCGTGTCGTTTTTCATCGGTGGCGCTTATGGGCTTAGTGAAAATTTTAAGGCAAAAGCCGATAAAATAATTAGTCTTAGCAGGCTTACGTTAGCGCATAAAATCGCTAAACTTTTGCTCTTTGAGCAAATTTTTCGCGCATTGTGCATTAACGCAAACCATCCATATCACAAATAA
- the dksA gene encoding RNA polymerase-binding protein DksA yields MKKNELKFYKKILEEKREQLIANINSSVNEISELRENKAADDFDVASMNTDLSIEYSLNVNQQKAFLEIESALKRIENGTYGLCESCGEQISLERLKVNPEARLCISCKEQAEKQNRS; encoded by the coding sequence ATGAAGAAAAACGAGTTGAAATTTTACAAGAAAATTTTAGAAGAAAAAAGAGAGCAACTCATCGCCAATATTAATAGCTCTGTAAATGAAATTTCGGAATTGCGCGAAAATAAAGCTGCGGATGATTTTGACGTAGCGAGCATGAATACGGATTTAAGCATCGAATACTCGCTCAATGTTAATCAACAAAAGGCGTTTTTGGAGATCGAAAGCGCGCTTAAACGTATCGAAAATGGCACTTATGGGCTTTGCGAGAGCTGCGGCGAGCAGATAAGCTTAGAGCGTCTTAAGGTAAATCCAGAGGCGAGATTGTGCATTTCGTGCAAGGAACAGGCGGAAAAGCAAAATAGGAGTTAG
- a CDS encoding LapA family protein → MKTKQFFLYSIVYIAIVAILVFTQQSSSYTLGLFGFTFTLPVAVWIVLPLILYMILAIFHIVFHSFAFYRTKRAIAKDLSAYDAMSKEVLLGLDTNKDFKTEYFKDPSELTKILSPWYDSTGIDVKNEDLKEVIGVIEKVKNGEVADLRKYKLPKDNGLFLQNELNRLDAEPAYAYEILKTKGVYSENITKKAYAVALAKGSYDKIKAYKIPQDIAEVNILVNRAVNDASFEISSEELFDLVNNEKFSEQDFIGFAKKLKNHLAPEQYKAFFERLKNENQEATEAYLYALYELGMIDEFREQLSLADGDEFEKFKILLFLRDNGKNVPASLLF, encoded by the coding sequence ATGAAAACCAAGCAATTCTTTTTATATTCGATCGTCTATATCGCAATCGTCGCGATTTTAGTTTTTACGCAGCAAAGCAGTAGCTATACGCTGGGGCTTTTCGGTTTTACGTTTACGCTTCCTGTGGCGGTGTGGATCGTACTGCCGTTAATTTTATATATGATTTTGGCGATTTTTCATATCGTTTTTCATAGCTTTGCGTTTTACCGCACAAAAAGGGCGATCGCAAAGGATCTAAGCGCATACGATGCGATGAGTAAAGAGGTTTTGCTGGGTCTTGATACCAATAAAGACTTTAAAACCGAGTATTTTAAAGACCCGAGCGAGCTTACTAAAATTTTATCTCCGTGGTACGATAGCACTGGAATAGATGTCAAAAATGAGGATCTAAAAGAGGTCATAGGCGTTATCGAGAAGGTTAAAAACGGCGAAGTGGCGGATCTGCGAAAATATAAACTTCCTAAAGATAACGGACTATTTTTGCAAAACGAGCTCAATCGCCTCGACGCCGAGCCTGCGTATGCGTATGAAATTTTAAAAACTAAGGGCGTTTATAGCGAAAATATCACTAAAAAAGCCTATGCCGTAGCGCTTGCCAAAGGAAGCTACGATAAGATCAAAGCCTATAAAATTCCTCAAGATATAGCCGAGGTAAATATTTTAGTGAATCGCGCGGTAAATGACGCGAGCTTTGAGATCAGTAGCGAGGAGCTTTTCGATCTCGTAAATAATGAAAAATTTAGCGAGCAGGATTTTATCGGCTTTGCCAAAAAGCTGAAAAATCATCTCGCTCCAGAGCAATACAAAGCCTTTTTCGAGCGGCTCAAAAACGAGAATCAAGAAGCGACCGAGGCATATCTGTACGCGCTATATGAGCTTGGCATGATCGACGAGTTTAGAGAGCAGCTAAGTCTTGCCGACGGCGACGAGTTTGAGAAGTTTAAAATTTTGCTATTTTTGCGAGACAACGGCAAAAACGTCCCTGCGTCGCTGTTATTTTAG
- a CDS encoding tRNA-dihydrouridine synthase has translation MTKDFFKRDPLFLAPLAGFSDPPLRGVVKKFGCDATVSEMISANALVFEGEKTLKMLEKNAAETPFFVQIAGSDAEIIKKAVLLINKFDGIDGIDLNCGCPVPKVVKQGAGSALLLDLPRLSRLVETIKKYSNKKFTSAKVRLGFGAVDIENIARAVQSAGADFIAIHGRTRAGGYSAAVDYGAIARAKRALQIPVIANGDINSANAPAVRGLSGADALMIGRAVIGRPWIFREIKTGEQASDALKKEVVLYHFSQMLDHYGVRGVAIFRKHLHEYSKGRENAASFREQINHVATESKMARLIEEFFS, from the coding sequence ATGACGAAAGATTTTTTTAAAAGGGACCCTTTATTTTTGGCGCCTTTGGCGGGCTTTTCGGATCCGCCGCTGCGGGGCGTAGTGAAAAAATTCGGCTGCGACGCTACCGTAAGCGAGATGATAAGCGCAAACGCCCTTGTTTTCGAGGGCGAAAAGACGCTAAAGATGCTCGAAAAAAACGCCGCGGAAACCCCCTTTTTCGTGCAGATCGCAGGCAGCGATGCGGAAATCATAAAAAAGGCGGTTCTGCTCATCAATAAATTTGACGGCATCGACGGCATCGATCTAAACTGCGGCTGTCCCGTCCCTAAAGTCGTAAAGCAAGGCGCCGGCTCGGCGCTGCTGCTTGATCTACCCCGTCTATCGCGCCTGGTCGAGACTATCAAAAAGTATTCGAACAAAAAATTTACGAGCGCGAAGGTGCGGCTGGGCTTCGGCGCCGTGGATATCGAAAATATTGCGCGCGCCGTACAAAGTGCAGGGGCCGATTTTATCGCGATTCATGGTCGCACTAGAGCGGGCGGATACAGCGCGGCGGTGGATTACGGCGCGATCGCAAGAGCTAAACGCGCGCTGCAAATCCCCGTGATCGCAAACGGCGACATAAACTCCGCCAATGCCCCCGCTGTGCGAGGCCTTAGCGGCGCAGACGCGCTGATGATCGGTCGCGCGGTAATCGGCAGGCCGTGGATCTTTCGCGAGATCAAAACGGGCGAGCAGGCAAGCGACGCGCTAAAAAAGGAGGTCGTGCTCTATCATTTCTCCCAAATGCTCGACCATTACGGTGTGCGCGGCGTAGCGATATTTCGCAAGCATCTGCACGAATACTCCAAGGGGCGCGAAAATGCCGCAAGCTTTCGCGAGCAGATCAACCACGTCGCCACCGAGAGCAAGATGGCGCGGCTGATTGAGGAATTTTTTAGTTAA